In the genome of Campylobacter concisus, one region contains:
- the rpsP gene encoding 30S ribosomal protein S16, with translation MATVVRLTRMGRKKRPFYRIVVTDSRKRRDSGWIESIGYYNPMVEPNVINFNKERLDYWKSVGAKLSDRVAQITK, from the coding sequence ATGGCAACAGTAGTAAGACTAACAAGAATGGGACGTAAGAAAAGACCTTTTTATCGTATAGTTGTTACAGATAGCAGAAAAAGACGTGATAGTGGCTGGATAGAAAGTATTGGCTATTACAATCCTATGGTTGAGCCAAATGTTATAAATTTCAACAAAGAGAGATTAGATTACTGGAAAAGCGTTGGTGCTAAACTTAGCGATAGAGTTGCACAAATTACAAAATAA
- a CDS encoding KH domain-containing protein: MVKNFLYEYAKLIADFPDKVSVDRQELGENFAEIIISADKVDTGKLIGKDGKMINAIKTVIIGCKAKDNTSYRVTVKAIE; the protein is encoded by the coding sequence ATGGTTAAAAATTTTTTATACGAATATGCCAAGTTGATTGCCGATTTTCCTGATAAAGTAAGTGTTGATCGTCAGGAACTTGGTGAAAATTTTGCTGAGATAATTATAAGTGCCGACAAGGTTGATACGGGAAAACTTATCGGTAAAGATGGCAAAATGATAAACGCTATAAAGACCGTTATTATTGGTTGTAAAGCTAAAGATAATACAAGCTATAGAGTAACGGTAAAAGCTATTGAATAG
- the rimM gene encoding ribosome maturation factor RimM (Essential for efficient processing of 16S rRNA) → MNSDVVEVATIGRCVGLKGYLKLHNKSDFPEQFKKGATFFDKNNDQLTIKDYNRQKELVLFENFDDLDLAKVLVNRTIYTTKELTRKNCKLKKNEFFQFDIIGLKVIENGEILGIVEDIQDNFANSLLYIKTDEKLIMSGNPKNFYIPYLEHFIISVNLDNEEILVKGAISILENS, encoded by the coding sequence TTGAATAGTGATGTTGTTGAAGTCGCTACCATCGGAAGATGTGTTGGTTTAAAGGGCTACTTGAAGCTTCACAATAAGAGCGACTTCCCAGAACAGTTTAAAAAAGGTGCAACCTTTTTTGATAAAAACAATGATCAGCTGACTATAAAAGACTACAATAGACAAAAAGAACTGGTTTTGTTTGAAAATTTTGATGACTTAGATCTTGCTAAAGTGCTTGTAAATAGAACTATATACACCACAAAAGAGCTCACTAGAAAAAACTGCAAATTAAAAAAAAATGAATTTTTTCAGTTTGATATTATTGGCTTAAAAGTTATAGAAAATGGTGAAATTTTGGGTATTGTAGAAGATATCCAAGATAATTTTGCAAATTCACTTTTATACATAAAAACAGATGAAAAGCTTATTATGAGCGGCAATCCAAAGAATTTTTACATTCCATATTTAGAGCATTTTATTATAAGTGTAAATTTAGATAATGAAGAGATTTTGGTAAAAGGTGCTATATCCATTTTAGAAAATTCATGA
- the trmD gene encoding tRNA (guanosine(37)-N1)-methyltransferase TrmD, with protein sequence MKFTFITLFENLVKPYFCDSILKRAISNKFIEIDFINPRNFTKDKHNKVDDYMIGGGAGLLMFPQPLDESIKFLKAKDKNIHVIFLTPVGKRFNQNDAKRLSKKDHICFVCSRYEGLDERVVELWADEVFCIGDFVLTGGELPALCMSDAISRNVPGVLGNDMSLEVESFEDNLLEAPSFTKPDNFRSIFVVSEFLKGNHARIHTLKNKMAHCKTRFFRPDLYQKLKPHK encoded by the coding sequence ATGAAATTTACATTTATTACACTTTTTGAAAATTTAGTTAAACCTTATTTTTGTGATTCTATTTTAAAACGTGCGATTAGTAATAAATTTATTGAAATTGATTTTATAAATCCAAGAAATTTTACTAAAGATAAGCATAATAAAGTTGATGATTATATGATCGGAGGCGGAGCAGGGCTTTTGATGTTTCCACAGCCTTTGGATGAGTCGATCAAATTTCTAAAAGCAAAAGATAAAAATATTCACGTGATATTTTTGACACCAGTTGGTAAAAGATTTAATCAAAATGATGCAAAGAGGCTTTCTAAAAAAGATCACATTTGTTTTGTTTGCAGTAGATATGAAGGTCTTGATGAACGAGTTGTTGAGCTTTGGGCAGATGAAGTTTTTTGTATAGGTGATTTTGTTTTAACTGGTGGAGAGCTTCCTGCGCTTTGTATGAGCGATGCAATATCAAGAAATGTACCTGGAGTTTTAGGAAACGATATGAGCCTTGAAGTTGAGAGTTTTGAGGATAATTTGCTTGAAGCCCCATCTTTTACAAAGCCTGATAATTTTAGATCAATCTTTGTGGTTTCAGAGTTTTTAAAGGGTAACCATGCTAGAATCCACACTTTAAAAAATAAGATGGCTCACTGCAAAACAAGGTTCTTTCGCCCTGATTTATATCAAAAGCTTAAGCCACATAAATAA
- the rplS gene encoding 50S ribosomal protein L19, which produces MRNKYIEAFENAQIASKNIPDFRAGDTLRVATRIHEGDKTRIQNFEGICIARRGSGTGETFIIRKIGANSVGVERIFPIFSDSIEEIKVLRKGRVRRAKLFYLRDLRGKAAKIRELRK; this is translated from the coding sequence ATGAGAAATAAATACATTGAAGCATTTGAAAATGCTCAAATTGCTAGTAAAAATATTCCTGACTTCCGTGCAGGAGATACATTGCGTGTTGCTACTCGTATTCACGAAGGCGATAAAACTAGAATTCAAAATTTTGAAGGTATTTGTATAGCTAGACGTGGTAGCGGTACTGGCGAAACATTTATCATTAGAAAAATTGGCGCTAATAGTGTTGGCGTTGAGAGAATTTTTCCAATTTTTAGTGATTCTATAGAAGAGATAAAAGTTCTTAGAAAAGGTCGTGTTAGAAGAGCTAAATTATTCTATCTACGTGACCTTCGTGGTAAAGCTGCTAAGATCCGCGAACTTAGAAAATAA
- a CDS encoding CorA family divalent cation transporter produces MSYKSSVCGYFYGDEYDYILLVSFTQKQSYKFLFKNSKIYKEDFDHECDKNEFEAALKKLCNEYANKILEHQEELNEYEKIYASRKNFNKFIKRHHFLKYEIRKFQNKISHFYETLSICQSEQQNLKKELKNSTHEANVFRTMANEYACRIDDIYTFIQSIKNDKINQNIYILTMISAVMLPLNLITGFFGMNTQGLPFNETKNATMIVVSIMLGVILCCVIFLFWYTNKKK; encoded by the coding sequence ATGAGCTATAAAAGTTCAGTTTGTGGATATTTTTATGGCGATGAATACGACTATATTTTACTTGTTTCTTTCACACAAAAACAAAGCTATAAATTTTTATTTAAAAATAGCAAAATTTACAAAGAAGATTTTGATCACGAATGCGATAAAAACGAGTTTGAAGCGGCCCTTAAAAAACTATGTAATGAATATGCAAATAAAATTTTAGAGCATCAAGAAGAGCTAAACGAGTATGAAAAAATTTATGCTAGTCGAAAAAACTTTAATAAATTTATCAAAAGACACCACTTTTTAAAATACGAGATTAGAAAATTTCAAAACAAGATATCTCATTTTTATGAAACCCTTTCGATTTGTCAAAGCGAGCAACAAAATTTAAAAAAAGAGCTTAAAAATAGTACTCATGAGGCAAATGTTTTTAGAACAATGGCTAATGAATATGCCTGCAGAATCGATGATATTTATACATTTATACAAAGTATAAAAAACGACAAAATTAATCAAAACATTTATATTTTGACAATGATATCAGCTGTAATGCTACCACTAAATCTAATAACTGGGTTTTTTGGCATGAATACACAAGGCTTGCCATTTAATGAAACTAAAAATGCCACTATGATAGTTGTATCAATAATGCTTGGAGTAATTCTTTGTTGTGTTATTTTTTTATTTTGGTATACAAATAAGAAGAAGTAG
- the tgt gene encoding tRNA guanosine(34) transglycosylase Tgt, which produces MKFEVIKKDGNARRGILTTAHSVIQTPVFMPVGTVGAVKSLDAFDMSEILDAKIILANTYHMYLRPGSKVVREFGGLHGFSKFERSFLTDSGGFQAFSLRSNTKNDDGGIKFKSHIDGSTHYFTPKSVLDTQYDLGSDIMMILDDLVALPAEPKRIDLSIKRTIKWAKEAIDYHKFMQSKGVGLQQNIFGIVQGGTDYDARKFCAQALNEMPFDGLAIGGLSVGESNEAMYDTVEAVMPFMDELRPRYLMGVGTPEDLVENVERGVDMFDCVMPTRNARNGTLFTSFGKINIKSAKFINDHAPIDPQCQCYTCKHYSRGYLNHLFKARELTFFRLASLHNLHYYLNLMKEMREAIERGEFAKFKKDFYAKRVKNEL; this is translated from the coding sequence ATGAAATTTGAAGTTATAAAAAAAGATGGCAACGCAAGGCGTGGTATCCTAACAACTGCCCATAGCGTTATACAAACGCCAGTTTTCATGCCAGTTGGCACGGTTGGCGCGGTTAAAAGCTTAGACGCCTTTGATATGAGTGAAATTTTAGACGCAAAGATAATCTTAGCAAACACTTACCACATGTATCTACGCCCTGGTAGCAAGGTCGTGCGCGAGTTTGGCGGACTTCATGGATTTTCTAAATTTGAGCGCTCATTTTTAACTGATAGCGGTGGATTTCAGGCATTCTCGCTTAGATCAAACACCAAAAATGATGATGGCGGGATAAAATTTAAAAGCCATATCGACGGCAGCACGCACTATTTTACGCCAAAGTCCGTTCTTGATACGCAATACGATCTAGGTAGCGACATTATGATGATACTTGATGATTTGGTTGCCCTACCTGCTGAGCCAAAGAGGATCGATCTAAGCATAAAGCGAACGATAAAATGGGCAAAAGAGGCGATTGATTATCATAAATTTATGCAAAGTAAAGGCGTTGGCTTACAGCAAAATATCTTTGGTATCGTTCAAGGAGGTACTGATTATGATGCGCGTAAATTTTGTGCGCAGGCCTTAAATGAAATGCCATTTGATGGCCTTGCGATAGGAGGTCTAAGCGTTGGCGAGAGCAACGAGGCGATGTATGACACTGTTGAGGCGGTTATGCCATTTATGGATGAGCTAAGGCCGCGTTATCTAATGGGCGTTGGCACACCAGAAGATCTCGTGGAAAACGTGGAGCGAGGCGTTGATATGTTTGACTGCGTAATGCCAACAAGAAATGCAAGAAACGGCACGCTCTTTACTAGCTTTGGCAAGATAAATATAAAATCAGCCAAATTTATAAACGACCACGCGCCAATCGACCCACAGTGTCAGTGCTATACCTGCAAGCACTACTCCAGAGGCTATCTAAATCACCTTTTTAAGGCAAGGGAGCTCACATTTTTTAGGCTAGCAAGCCTTCACAACCTGCACTACTATCTAAATTTAATGAAAGAGATGAGAGAGGCGATAGAAAGAGGCGAATTTGCCAAATTTAAGAAAGATTTTTATGCTAAAAGGGTAAAAAATGAGCTATAA
- a CDS encoding MlaE family ABC transporter permease yields the protein MQNKNDVIFVVANGAQTIKFIGEFSYKDAKNLQSIFKKIQKLSGNVKFDFSELKSIDYAVLILLRNALNGKKFEIITNDENIKAMGDLLNDEKIDFNYMPPHNSLNFFSRLGEKICEGFVNLAEFGTFLGEFLIKSVKILFNPASLRFREFSNYIKDGGVNAVFIVSLTAFLIGVVLAYLGSAMLASFGASIFIVEIMGMLTLREVAPLIAAIVIAGRSASSFTAQIGAMKLTEEIDAMKTMGFEPFNFLVLPRIIAMVLCVPVIIFIADAISILGQMIICQTILDISFSDYLNRFREMVELRHFAVGMIKAPFFGAVIAIIGCMRGFGVSQNAQSLGAMTTVSVVNAIFWVIALDAFFAIIFMWLKI from the coding sequence TTGCAAAATAAAAATGATGTCATTTTTGTAGTGGCAAATGGCGCTCAGACTATAAAATTTATAGGTGAGTTTAGCTATAAAGACGCAAAAAATTTACAAAGCATTTTTAAAAAAATCCAAAAACTTAGCGGCAATGTTAAATTTGATTTTAGTGAGCTAAAAAGCATTGATTACGCTGTTTTGATACTTTTAAGAAATGCACTAAATGGTAAGAAATTTGAGATCATTACAAATGATGAGAATATAAAGGCAATGGGCGATCTTTTAAATGATGAAAAGATCGATTTTAACTACATGCCGCCGCACAATAGTCTAAATTTTTTCTCACGACTCGGTGAAAAAATTTGTGAAGGTTTTGTGAATTTAGCTGAGTTTGGTACATTTTTGGGCGAATTTTTAATAAAAAGCGTAAAAATTTTATTTAATCCAGCCAGTCTTAGATTTAGAGAATTTAGTAACTATATAAAAGATGGCGGCGTAAATGCCGTTTTTATCGTTTCACTCACCGCTTTTTTGATAGGTGTCGTGCTTGCCTATCTTGGCAGTGCGATGCTTGCAAGCTTTGGGGCAAGTATCTTTATAGTAGAGATCATGGGTATGCTGACGCTTAGAGAAGTGGCTCCACTCATCGCTGCTATTGTCATCGCAGGTAGGTCAGCTTCTAGCTTTACAGCGCAAATAGGCGCCATGAAGCTAACTGAGGAGATAGATGCGATGAAGACGATGGGGTTTGAGCCGTTTAACTTTTTGGTGCTGCCACGCATCATTGCCATGGTGCTTTGTGTGCCTGTTATTATCTTTATAGCTGACGCGATAAGCATCTTAGGACAGATGATCATTTGCCAAACGATACTTGATATCAGTTTTAGCGACTATCTAAATAGATTTCGCGAGATGGTCGAGCTTAGGCATTTTGCTGTTGGTATGATAAAAGCTCCATTTTTTGGCGCGGTAATAGCGATCATTGGGTGCATGAGAGGGTTTGGCGTGAGTCAAAATGCTCAGAGTCTTGGAGCAATGACAACTGTTAGCGTTGTAAATGCGATATTTTGGGTCATCGCGCTTGATGCTTTTTTTGCGATAATTTTTATGTGGTTAAAAATATGA
- a CDS encoding ABC transporter ATP-binding protein → MNEIIVGKNITTSYGDKIMHDNVSWSVKEAEIYGFLGGSGTGKTTLMKTMIYLKKPNKGDITFDGVNMWKSNPKEQQEIKLKSGTMFQFGALYSSMTILDNVGVLLHEYSKFSKRQIDEIAMFWIQKVGLKKEVSMLYPSELSGGMKKRAALARALVLSPRVLFLDEPNSGLDPVSSRQMDALIKELRDSIGVTVVMVTHDADSIFDILDRFLIIDNKKIAFEGNIKELEYLKNNPLEELFKMRKK, encoded by the coding sequence ATGAATGAGATAATAGTTGGAAAAAATATAACTACAAGTTATGGCGATAAGATCATGCACGATAACGTGAGCTGGAGTGTAAAAGAGGCAGAAATTTATGGCTTTTTAGGTGGTAGCGGCACTGGTAAAACGACGCTCATGAAGACGATGATATATCTAAAAAAGCCAAATAAGGGCGATATAACCTTTGATGGCGTCAATATGTGGAAAAGTAACCCCAAAGAACAGCAAGAGATAAAGCTAAAAAGTGGGACAATGTTTCAGTTTGGTGCACTTTATAGCTCTATGACAATTCTTGATAACGTAGGTGTTTTACTGCATGAGTACTCTAAATTTAGCAAGCGCCAGATCGATGAGATAGCGATGTTTTGGATACAAAAAGTTGGACTTAAAAAAGAGGTTTCTATGCTTTATCCAAGTGAGCTAAGTGGCGGTATGAAAAAGCGTGCTGCGCTAGCAAGAGCCTTGGTGCTAAGTCCTAGGGTGCTATTTTTAGATGAGCCAAATAGCGGCCTTGATCCTGTTAGTTCACGCCAGATGGATGCACTCATAAAAGAGCTTCGTGATAGCATCGGCGTGACCGTTGTCATGGTGACACATGATGCGGATAGTATTTTTGATATTTTGGATAGATTTTTGATAATAGATAACAAAAAAATAGCCTTTGAGGGAAATATAAAAGAGCTTGAATATCTTAAAAACAACCCACTTGAAGAGCTATTTAAAATGAGGAAAAAGTAG
- a CDS encoding MlaD family protein: protein MENRNSYTIVGMFFMACLTAFAVFIWWMTSKNNTKVDFKEYYIHTTELPSGLKVDSTVKFIGVPAGTVSNINFVDDKNALINITMKIREDLPIKADSIASIEVQAISGVASINISRGTKNFSPDQKPVLQLEESLFSKLGNNAENITLKINQTLDKVDNFFSPENIAHVESILKNIDKFTQVLTDEDGLSEVDSIVKNVKNFTDSLNKTDTKELAKNLNTLISNANQVFVSANSAITGYNSLQELIAKKAKDGEYDLRNTVGPLLREASDFLNGFDKTLREFRGALQRLEDNPYEFFFTNPVPNDKGDKK from the coding sequence ATGGAAAATAGAAATTCTTATACTATTGTTGGCATGTTTTTTATGGCTTGCCTTACAGCGTTTGCGGTATTTATCTGGTGGATGACTAGCAAAAACAACACAAAGGTTGATTTTAAAGAGTACTACATTCATACAACCGAGCTACCAAGTGGCCTAAAGGTCGATTCAACAGTTAAATTTATCGGAGTGCCGGCTGGAACGGTCAGTAATATAAATTTTGTCGATGACAAAAACGCTCTTATAAATATCACGATGAAGATAAGAGAAGATCTGCCTATAAAGGCTGACAGTATTGCAAGTATTGAAGTTCAGGCTATTAGTGGCGTTGCTAGTATAAATATAAGCCGTGGCACAAAAAATTTTTCACCAGATCAAAAGCCTGTCTTGCAGCTTGAAGAGAGCTTGTTTTCAAAACTTGGAAACAATGCAGAAAACATCACTTTAAAGATAAATCAAACCCTTGACAAGGTCGATAACTTTTTCTCTCCTGAAAATATCGCTCACGTAGAGTCGATCCTTAAAAATATCGATAAATTTACTCAGGTTTTAACAGACGAAGATGGATTAAGCGAGGTTGATAGCATCGTTAAAAATGTAAAAAATTTCACCGATAGCCTAAACAAAACCGACACAAAAGAGCTTGCTAAAAATTTAAACACTCTAATTTCAAATGCAAACCAAGTTTTTGTATCGGCAAATTCGGCTATTACCGGATATAATTCGCTGCAAGAGCTCATCGCCAAAAAGGCTAAAGATGGCGAATACGACCTTAGAAATACAGTTGGGCCGTTATTAAGAGAAGCGAGTGATTTTTTAAATGGATTTGACAAGACACTTCGTGAATTTAGAGGCGCACTTCAAAGGCTTGAAGATAATCCTTACGAGTTTTTCTTCACAAATCCGGTGCCAAATGACAAAGGAGATAAAAAATGA
- a CDS encoding ABC-type transport auxiliary lipoprotein family protein, whose product MRNLIYIAAAFFFFGCSLKTDVPQATMYEIHYSNKECSAENKQKELKNVFIENVSALDMVDTRKILIVAENNKIRYLSDAKFVSEPSEMVYKSLVKGLYSNCAAKPIFSPNAKDLRLKVSIISLQIRGDKAEVSLAYELFNVNTSLKSGMITKEIFCPDPSSSTIFDTINKATNLAIDTLISEIIS is encoded by the coding sequence ATGAGAAATTTGATATACATAGCGGCTGCTTTTTTCTTTTTTGGCTGCTCGCTAAAGACCGACGTACCACAAGCCACGATGTATGAGATACACTACTCAAACAAAGAGTGCTCAGCTGAAAATAAACAAAAAGAGCTAAAAAATGTATTTATCGAAAATGTGAGTGCTCTTGATATGGTTGATACTAGAAAAATTTTGATTGTGGCTGAAAATAACAAAATCAGATACCTAAGTGATGCTAAATTTGTCTCTGAGCCAAGTGAAATGGTTTATAAATCGCTTGTAAAAGGGCTTTATTCAAACTGTGCTGCTAAGCCGATATTTTCACCAAATGCAAAAGATCTTAGACTAAAAGTAAGCATTATCTCTCTTCAAATAAGAGGTGACAAGGCTGAAGTTTCGCTAGCTTATGAGCTATTTAATGTAAACACTTCACTAAAATCAGGCATGATCACAAAAGAAATTTTCTGTCCAGATCCAAGCTCAAGTACTATTTTTGATACGATAAATAAGGCTACAAATTTAGCAATCGATACGCTAATCTCTGAAATAATCTCTTAA
- a CDS encoding COG3400 family protein encodes MKKILIIADGTFARNFLNRLLETKSNLHHYIVVSSEDYSQKSNYENFTFYQFDPTSLSKLKSVSDGYFSQFCIVCDDKNEAVAIYENLRQISTKTETVFMSSWELDEKCKETFASDKHLSVVDIRDIAASRLMDYLPDLPVLADNIGLSEGEIMEVKVPIGSSYMYRHISSVAQKKWRIALIYRGSEIILPKPNVMIQPSDILLIVGDPNVLQNVYRSIKRESGQFPSPFGSNIYVLIDMISMDKERVSKLIKDSLYLHSKLNNKRLFFRVINPTLGENLDTLKAIKEKNIIVLMDYFNSDNKSIKYDVLKHDIGLILSDDKYFFKFKKLFYELKLPVLKTGKILLSNIKEGVILGDQSQEVENQSAVITDCCAQLDLEMKFYYFDNKHSDDEALREHFESISALFSKRIKIENHNLKNPLVKLKNTKDLLHFVMFTKSVANGGAFAFLSTNLNRLYKKLSQNAQLFVPVSE; translated from the coding sequence ATGAAGAAAATTTTAATAATCGCAGATGGAACTTTCGCAAGAAATTTTTTAAACAGACTGCTTGAAACAAAATCAAATTTACATCACTATATCGTTGTTTCAAGTGAAGATTACAGCCAAAAATCAAATTATGAAAATTTTACATTTTACCAGTTTGATCCAACTAGCCTCTCAAAGCTAAAAAGCGTGAGCGATGGCTATTTTAGTCAGTTTTGTATAGTTTGTGATGATAAAAATGAGGCGGTTGCTATTTATGAAAATTTAAGACAGATCAGCACAAAGACCGAGACTGTTTTTATGAGCTCATGGGAGCTTGATGAAAAATGCAAAGAAACATTTGCAAGCGATAAACACTTAAGCGTGGTTGATATCAGAGATATTGCAGCATCAAGGCTTATGGACTATTTACCAGATCTGCCGGTTTTAGCTGATAATATCGGGCTTAGTGAGGGCGAGATCATGGAAGTTAAGGTGCCAATAGGTAGCTCTTATATGTATCGTCACATTAGCTCAGTAGCTCAAAAGAAATGGCGAATAGCTCTCATATATCGAGGTAGCGAGATCATCTTGCCAAAGCCAAATGTAATGATACAGCCAAGCGATATATTACTAATCGTTGGTGATCCAAATGTGCTTCAAAATGTTTATCGCTCGATCAAGCGTGAAAGTGGGCAGTTTCCAAGTCCATTTGGTAGCAACATCTATGTGCTGATCGATATGATCTCAATGGATAAAGAACGTGTTAGCAAGCTCATAAAGGATAGCTTGTATTTGCATTCAAAGCTAAATAATAAACGCCTTTTTTTTAGAGTGATAAATCCAACTTTAGGTGAAAATTTAGATACTTTAAAAGCGATAAAAGAGAAAAATATCATCGTTTTGATGGATTATTTTAATAGTGATAACAAATCTATAAAATATGATGTTTTAAAGCACGACATCGGCCTAATCTTAAGCGATGATAAATACTTTTTTAAATTTAAAAAGCTATTTTATGAGCTAAAACTTCCAGTGCTAAAAACGGGTAAAATTTTGCTCTCAAATATAAAAGAGGGCGTGATACTAGGCGATCAAAGTCAAGAAGTGGAGAATCAATCAGCTGTGATAACTGACTGCTGTGCACAGCTTGATTTGGAGATGAAATTTTACTATTTTGATAATAAACACAGCGACGATGAAGCGTTAAGAGAGCATTTTGAGAGCATTAGCGCGCTATTTTCTAAGCGTATAAAGATAGAAAATCACAATCTTAAAAATCCACTTGTAAAACTAAAAAATACAAAAGATCTGCTTCATTTTGTGATGTTTACTAAAAGCGTGGCAAATGGTGGGGCATTTGCCTTTTTATCGACAAATTTAAATAGGCTTTATAAAAAACTAAGCCAAAATGCACAGCTTTTTGTGCCAGTAAGTGAGTAA
- the aroB gene encoding 3-dehydroquinate synthase, with translation MQINLNLKEKASSYKIYINELERLELKGKVGIVTNAKVAGLHLEKLLSVLKCDEKFIISVPDGEEYKNLETVEQILEQLFVSKFDRSSTLIAFGGGVISDMTGFAASIYERGINFINIPTTLLAQVDASVGGKTGVNNKFGKNLIGSFCQPKAVFCEINFLKTLPKREFAAGVAEALKMAITFDKEMFDWLKSINLDDENLAKLVEKSVILKAKVVEQDEKEKGLRAILNYGHTFAHVIENETNYKEFLHGEAVAIGINMANRLSVRLGLMSEAQAEDIKQVLMKFGLPVNYKIENEYAFYEAFFMDKKTKDDKINFIIADKIGSAIIKNDVKKEDVLKILREFK, from the coding sequence ATGCAGATAAATTTAAATCTTAAAGAAAAAGCATCAAGCTATAAAATTTATATAAATGAGCTTGAGAGACTAGAGCTAAAAGGCAAGGTTGGCATCGTTACAAACGCCAAAGTAGCGGGGCTTCATCTTGAAAAGCTACTTAGTGTTTTGAAGTGTGATGAGAAATTTATCATAAGTGTGCCTGACGGCGAAGAGTATAAAAACCTTGAAACGGTAGAGCAAATTTTAGAGCAGCTTTTTGTGAGTAAATTTGATCGCTCATCTACGCTAATCGCCTTTGGTGGTGGTGTCATAAGCGATATGACTGGCTTTGCGGCGAGTATCTATGAAAGGGGGATAAATTTCATAAATATCCCAACCACGCTTCTAGCACAAGTTGATGCGAGTGTGGGCGGAAAAACTGGAGTGAATAATAAATTTGGCAAAAATTTAATAGGCTCTTTTTGTCAGCCTAAGGCAGTTTTTTGCGAGATAAATTTCTTAAAGACATTGCCAAAAAGAGAATTTGCAGCTGGCGTGGCTGAGGCTTTAAAAATGGCGATAACCTTTGATAAAGAGATGTTTGATTGGCTAAAAAGCATAAATTTAGACGATGAAAATTTAGCTAAGCTGGTTGAAAAGTCGGTAATTTTAAAAGCAAAAGTGGTTGAACAAGATGAGAAAGAAAAAGGGCTAAGAGCTATCCTAAACTACGGCCATACCTTTGCTCACGTTATAGAAAATGAGACAAATTATAAAGAATTTTTACACGGCGAAGCAGTAGCAATAGGTATTAATATGGCAAATCGCTTAAGTGTAAGACTAGGGCTCATGAGTGAGGCGCAGGCAGAGGATATCAAACAGGTTTTAATGAAATTTGGCCTTCCAGTAAACTACAAAATAGAAAATGAATATGCATTTTACGAGGCATTTTTTATGGATAAAAAGACAAAAGATGATAAGATAAATTTCATCATTGCAGATAAAATCGGCAGTGCGATCATCAAAAATGACGTCAAAAAAGAAGATGTTTTAAAAATTTTAAGAGAATTTAAATGA